The proteins below are encoded in one region of Deferribacter autotrophicus:
- the thiI gene encoding tRNA uracil 4-sulfurtransferase ThiI: MKKVLVFNYSEISLKKKNRKYFEDKVFAHIKKIADFYSLGKTKSLRGRFYIEVRNEENLDSATDRFQKVFGLQSVFLGYKTEKEVEKLVETASKLVKEQDNTFKIKAKRTDKSFKLNSMELNQIVGSKILELFPKLNVDVHHPDAELIVEIHKDFAFVMRKLFSCSKGLPYASSGKVVTLLSGGIDSPVATWMMMKRGCEVIPVHFHTPPYTGDSLVKKIKDIAKVLSYYANEEINLHLVNFTEIQVAIKKFADDKFTTILSRRFMLKIAEEIAVKNGAKGIVTGDALGQVASQTLENIMCINEVAKLPVLRPLIGFDKDEIENIAKKIRTYEISITEGIDCCHLFSPKNPETKGKIDAVVAEERKVIDALGEKIPYNYEIVKISPYDTTC; the protein is encoded by the coding sequence ATGAAAAAGGTACTGGTCTTTAATTACTCAGAAATATCACTGAAAAAGAAGAATAGAAAATATTTTGAAGATAAGGTTTTTGCTCATATTAAAAAGATTGCTGATTTTTACTCGCTTGGAAAAACTAAGTCTTTAAGAGGTCGCTTTTATATTGAAGTTCGCAATGAGGAAAATCTTGATAGTGCAACGGATAGATTTCAAAAGGTTTTTGGATTACAATCGGTATTTTTAGGATATAAAACAGAAAAAGAAGTAGAAAAGTTAGTTGAAACAGCATCAAAGTTGGTAAAGGAGCAGGACAACACGTTTAAAATAAAAGCAAAACGAACTGATAAGTCTTTTAAATTAAATTCGATGGAACTTAATCAGATTGTAGGAAGTAAAATTTTAGAACTTTTTCCAAAATTAAATGTGGATGTTCATCATCCTGATGCTGAATTGATTGTGGAGATCCATAAAGATTTTGCCTTTGTGATGAGAAAGCTATTTAGCTGTTCAAAAGGGCTACCTTACGCTTCATCAGGAAAAGTAGTTACTCTGTTATCAGGCGGAATTGATTCACCTGTTGCAACATGGATGATGATGAAAAGAGGGTGCGAAGTTATTCCTGTTCATTTTCACACTCCTCCTTACACAGGTGATTCGCTCGTAAAAAAGATTAAGGATATAGCTAAGGTTTTGAGCTATTATGCAAATGAGGAAATAAATCTTCATTTAGTTAATTTTACTGAAATTCAGGTTGCTATAAAGAAATTTGCTGATGATAAATTTACGACAATACTATCACGAAGGTTTATGCTGAAAATTGCAGAAGAGATTGCAGTTAAAAATGGTGCAAAAGGAATTGTTACTGGAGATGCTTTAGGACAGGTGGCAAGTCAGACGCTTGAAAATATTATGTGTATTAATGAAGTGGCAAAATTGCCGGTGTTGAGACCATTAATTGGGTTTGATAAGGATGAGATTGAGAACATTGCAAAAAAAATTAGAACTTATGAAATATCAATAACGGAAGGGATAGATTGCTGTCATCTTTTTTCACCAAAGAACCCTGAGACAAAAGGTAAAATTGATGCGGTTGTTGCAGAAGAGAGAAAAGTGATTGATGCATTGGGTGAGAAAATCCCTTACAATTATGAAATCGTAAAAATCAGCCCTTACGATACAACGTGTTAA
- a CDS encoding M23 family metallopeptidase, whose translation MSKNNKKLTILVFDESQLREIKSLSIKKKTIKIAIISLISIFFITIVSLFLLSKLYSERKQMLSYKSENELLKIRLTEYAKKVNEIESKLVYLENLEKQVRELAQFNDEKNKKLAIGGKEIDILREYSAVAERKETEFFNDLNNILLSLSSEIEKKQNSLSELINFLEEQRLMMLSTPSVWPVRGWISSKFGYRLSPFTGKRVFHEGIDIAARYGAPVRATAKGIVIYAGYKPGYGKLVTIDHGFGYVTRYAHNSKILVKVGQRVEKGDIIAKVGSSGHSTGPHVHYEVLVNGIPVNPIEFINEASNDQ comes from the coding sequence ATGTCAAAAAATAATAAAAAACTAACCATTCTTGTTTTTGATGAGTCACAACTTAGAGAGATTAAGTCTCTATCAATTAAGAAGAAAACTATAAAAATCGCTATTATCTCTCTAATATCAATATTTTTCATCACCATAGTATCTTTATTTTTACTATCCAAACTCTACAGTGAAAGAAAACAGATGCTCAGCTATAAAAGTGAAAATGAGTTGTTAAAAATTAGATTGACCGAATACGCCAAAAAAGTAAACGAAATTGAAAGTAAGCTAGTATATTTAGAAAATTTAGAAAAACAGGTTAGAGAATTAGCACAATTTAATGATGAAAAAAATAAAAAACTTGCAATTGGCGGTAAAGAAATAGATATTTTAAGAGAATATTCAGCTGTAGCTGAAAGAAAAGAAACCGAATTTTTTAATGATTTAAACAATATACTTTTATCTTTATCATCAGAAATTGAAAAAAAGCAAAACAGCCTTTCCGAGCTTATCAATTTCCTAGAAGAACAGCGTCTTATGATGCTATCCACCCCATCCGTATGGCCTGTAAGAGGTTGGATTTCCAGCAAATTTGGATATAGACTCTCCCCTTTCACCGGCAAAAGGGTTTTCCATGAAGGGATAGACATTGCAGCAAGATATGGTGCTCCTGTAAGAGCAACAGCAAAAGGGATTGTAATTTATGCTGGTTATAAACCAGGATACGGTAAATTAGTTACCATCGATCATGGGTTTGGATATGTCACAAGATATGCACATAACAGCAAGATTCTTGTAAAAGTAGGTCAAAGAGTCGAAAAAGGTGATATAATAGCAAAGGTTGGAAGTTCTGGACATAGCACAGGGCCTCATGTTCACTATGAAGTGCTTGTAAATGGAATCCCCGTAAATCCAATAGAATTTATCAACGAAGCATCAAACGACCAGTAA
- the eno gene encoding phosphopyruvate hydratase, with protein MTDIIEIYAREILDSRGNPTIEVEVITSGGFVGVAAVPSGASTGEHEAIELRDGDPERYNGKGVLKAVQNVNEIIADELEGIDVLEQKLIDDILCDIDGTKNKSKLGANAILGVSLACAKAAANALDIPLYRYIGGAFAHQLPVPMMNILNGGNHADNNVDIQEFMIMPTGASSFKEALRMGVETFHALKKVLNEKGYNTAVGDEGGFAPNLQSNEEAIEVILQAIEKAGYKAGEDIYIALDVASSELYKDGKYILAAEKKPEKTVDEMIEYYKYLVAKYPIISIEDGLAEDDWEGWKKLTEALGDKVQLVGDDLFVTNTERLQRGIEEKIGNSILIKLNQIGTLTETLAAIEIAKRAGYTCIISHRSGETEDTTIADLAVAVNAGQIKTGSACRTDRICKYNRLLRIEDELLDQADFPGLAAFYNLRK; from the coding sequence ATGACTGATATTATCGAAATTTATGCCAGGGAAATTCTGGACTCACGTGGTAATCCCACAATTGAGGTAGAAGTGATCACAAGCGGAGGCTTTGTAGGAGTGGCAGCTGTCCCTTCTGGGGCATCCACTGGTGAGCATGAAGCAATTGAATTAAGAGATGGTGACCCAGAAAGATACAACGGTAAAGGGGTTTTAAAAGCTGTTCAAAATGTTAATGAAATAATTGCTGATGAACTTGAAGGAATTGATGTTTTAGAGCAAAAGCTTATTGACGATATTCTATGCGATATAGATGGTACAAAAAACAAATCAAAACTTGGTGCCAATGCAATCCTTGGAGTATCTTTAGCCTGTGCAAAGGCTGCTGCCAATGCCCTTGATATCCCTCTTTATAGATATATCGGTGGAGCTTTTGCTCATCAGCTACCAGTTCCTATGATGAATATTTTAAATGGTGGCAACCACGCTGATAACAACGTAGACATTCAAGAATTTATGATTATGCCTACAGGTGCAAGCAGCTTTAAAGAAGCATTAAGGATGGGGGTTGAAACGTTTCATGCCCTAAAAAAAGTTTTAAACGAAAAAGGTTACAACACTGCTGTGGGTGATGAAGGTGGTTTCGCACCAAATCTTCAATCCAATGAAGAGGCAATAGAAGTTATATTACAAGCTATTGAAAAAGCTGGTTATAAAGCTGGTGAAGATATCTACATTGCTCTTGATGTAGCATCCAGTGAGCTCTACAAAGATGGAAAATATATTCTAGCTGCAGAGAAAAAACCCGAAAAAACAGTTGATGAGATGATTGAATATTACAAGTATCTTGTAGCAAAATATCCAATAATTAGTATTGAGGATGGATTAGCAGAAGATGATTGGGAAGGATGGAAAAAATTAACTGAGGCTCTTGGAGATAAAGTTCAGCTTGTTGGTGATGACCTTTTTGTTACAAACACAGAAAGGTTACAAAGAGGAATTGAAGAGAAAATTGGCAACTCCATCCTTATAAAACTAAACCAGATTGGAACTCTCACTGAAACCCTTGCTGCTATTGAAATAGCAAAACGTGCTGGTTACACATGTATAATCTCTCACAGATCAGGAGAAACAGAGGATACTACCATTGCCGATCTTGCAGTGGCAGTCAATGCAGGACAGATTAAAACCGGCTCCGCATGTAGAACTGATAGAATATGCAAATACAATCGTCTTTTAAGAATTGAAGACGAACTCCTTGACCAGGCTGATTTCCCAGGTCTTGCTGCATTTTATAATTTGCGCAAATAA
- a CDS encoding cysteine desulfurase family protein, translating to MIYLDFAATSPVYDKILVKVEDLYKNYFYNPSSKYSPAVQTQKFYDIQRERVAEILKVKKDSIIFTASATESNNLVLKGLNYKDRQKIVVWALEHKSITAQFETLKKLGAQIILINNKKGVLEEEDVLDVIDKDTKLVCIMGVNNETGALNPIERIAEQIKRYDKDILIMTDIVQAFSKVDINLENVDFATFSGHKIGGLRGCAGFYVKDKEKLHPVIEGGGHEFGIRSGTENIIGAYSLAEAARISREKYREKWDYLTELKEILVNFCKENRFLINSPEKSVPYIFNFSTGRLPSEVLINYLSGKGIYVSSGSACSRGKTSSVLKTMGLSDIIVNSSIRVSLHPDTKKEDIEHFCYMVKEGVEKLAL from the coding sequence ATGATTTATCTTGACTTTGCAGCTACATCACCTGTTTATGATAAAATTCTTGTTAAGGTAGAAGATTTATACAAGAACTACTTTTATAATCCATCATCTAAATATTCACCTGCAGTTCAAACTCAGAAGTTTTATGACATACAAAGGGAGCGAGTGGCTGAGATTTTGAAAGTAAAAAAAGATTCGATTATTTTCACTGCATCCGCTACAGAATCAAACAATTTAGTTTTAAAAGGGCTTAATTATAAAGACAGACAGAAAATTGTTGTATGGGCATTGGAGCACAAATCAATTACAGCTCAGTTTGAAACATTGAAAAAACTGGGAGCACAAATCATTTTAATTAATAATAAGAAGGGCGTTTTGGAAGAAGAAGATGTTTTGGATGTAATTGATAAAGATACAAAACTTGTTTGTATAATGGGAGTTAACAACGAAACTGGAGCTTTAAATCCCATTGAAAGGATAGCTGAACAGATTAAAAGATATGACAAAGATATTTTAATTATGACAGATATTGTTCAGGCTTTTAGCAAGGTAGATATAAATCTTGAGAACGTGGATTTTGCTACATTCAGTGGCCACAAGATTGGAGGTTTAAGGGGTTGTGCAGGCTTTTATGTGAAGGATAAAGAAAAGTTGCACCCTGTTATTGAGGGTGGTGGGCATGAGTTTGGTATTAGAAGTGGTACTGAAAATATAATAGGGGCTTATTCACTTGCAGAAGCTGCAAGGATAAGTAGAGAAAAATATAGAGAAAAATGGGATTATTTAACAGAATTGAAAGAAATACTTGTTAATTTTTGCAAAGAAAATAGATTTTTAATAAATTCCCCTGAAAAATCTGTTCCTTATATTTTTAATTTTTCAACAGGTAGATTACCTTCAGAGGTACTCATCAATTATCTTTCTGGAAAGGGGATTTATGTATCAAGTGGTTCAGCTTGTAGCAGGGGGAAAACCTCATCTGTTTTGAAAACAATGGGGCTTTCTGATATTATTGTAAATTCATCTATAAGGGTTTCGTTACATCCTGATACGAAAAAAGAGGATATTGAACATTTTTGCTATATGGTAAAAGAAGGAGTGGAAAAGCTTGCGTTATGA
- a CDS encoding radical SAM protein produces the protein MTLYEIPNLVYADKNGNIYDHPSLKMVVRSENYNFVPYELELIEIPECTTFYYMPDSNPIAYNPETATLEEFSRGYAVSVFLPPGYLRLFLPAYKKTSSLIYPLYAYTAVGWLNGKFVVPAIKVDKDNKWNPKLFDFTDKFRFRVEKLLSKYPNNRLYKQLAKCALEYHCTAAKNVFYGRWECPMPTSPVCNSRCIGCISLQPAECCPSPQQRIDFVPSVEEIVEVALNHYEVAKDPIISFGQGCEGDPIMVADRIAKAVSIIKKKAPELTINFNSNCSDPEKMKMLFDAGLDSIRVSINSFVESTYNAYYNPVGYKLDDVFKSIELANKYGVYVSLNYLMMPGINDRESEVNALLDFLSAYKVELIQLRNLNIDPDYLFERMKFKVEEIMGIKNMLKLIKKKFKHIKFGYFNRPKKDFYKDFGLPNLKRR, from the coding sequence GTGACATTGTACGAGATTCCAAATTTAGTTTATGCTGATAAGAATGGAAACATATATGACCACCCATCTTTAAAGATGGTGGTTAGAAGTGAAAATTACAATTTTGTTCCATACGAACTTGAGCTAATCGAAATTCCAGAGTGTACTACCTTTTATTATATGCCTGATTCCAATCCAATAGCCTATAATCCTGAAACTGCTACTTTAGAAGAATTTAGTAGAGGTTATGCAGTATCTGTTTTTTTACCTCCAGGGTACTTGAGACTGTTTTTGCCAGCTTATAAAAAAACATCATCTTTGATATATCCACTTTATGCATACACAGCAGTGGGATGGTTAAATGGAAAGTTTGTAGTTCCTGCCATAAAGGTAGATAAAGATAATAAATGGAATCCAAAGCTTTTTGACTTTACAGATAAATTTAGATTCAGGGTGGAAAAGCTATTATCGAAATATCCTAATAATAGATTATATAAACAACTCGCAAAATGTGCATTGGAGTATCACTGTACTGCAGCAAAAAATGTGTTCTATGGTAGATGGGAATGCCCTATGCCCACTTCCCCGGTTTGCAATAGCAGATGCATTGGCTGTATTTCTCTTCAACCAGCAGAGTGTTGCCCTTCACCTCAGCAAAGGATTGATTTTGTCCCTTCTGTAGAAGAGATTGTGGAAGTGGCGTTAAACCATTATGAAGTGGCAAAGGATCCCATTATCAGTTTTGGACAGGGGTGTGAAGGGGATCCGATAATGGTGGCTGATAGAATTGCAAAGGCTGTTTCCATAATCAAAAAGAAAGCACCAGAGCTTACCATTAATTTTAACTCCAATTGTAGTGATCCAGAGAAAATGAAGATGTTATTTGATGCAGGGCTTGACAGTATTAGGGTGAGTATTAACAGTTTTGTGGAGTCCACATATAATGCTTATTATAACCCTGTAGGTTATAAATTGGATGATGTTTTCAAAAGTATTGAGCTTGCTAACAAATATGGTGTGTATGTATCGCTGAATTATTTGATGATGCCTGGTATCAATGATAGGGAAAGTGAAGTAAACGCTCTCCTTGACTTTTTATCTGCTTACAAGGTGGAACTTATACAGTTAAGAAATCTTAATATAGACCCTGATTATCTTTTTGAGCGTATGAAATTTAAAGTGGAAGAGATCATGGGGATTAAAAATATGCTAAAATTGATTAAGAAGAAGTTTAAGCATATTAAGTTTGGTTACTTTAACAGACCGAAAAAAGATTTTTATAAAGATTTCGGGCTGCCTAACTTAAAGAGGAGGTAG